From Vanrija pseudolonga chromosome 1, complete sequence, a single genomic window includes:
- the GULO gene encoding L-gulonolactone oxidase: MGLDTDLTAVPTAELQRALEPISVPTASPLAFFTNWARTFQCHPARVFAPTTPLQCRQIVELARREKATVHPVGVGHSPSDLACTNGWLVRMEGVKGLISLSHTANTATFRAGTTLHEVHAALLAAEPPLALRNVGSISDQTIGGLISTATHGTGVSYQVVSGDVRSLDLVLPTEGAPVVHTSPTEDPELFKASQCGLGATGLILTVEIAVEPAYRLEEHKQSYDNLDEVFENINEIKGTAQHVRAWWYPAARGIIVARANRTYVPPQPKPSLLNHFLGFHVTQFLLFVSRYWRNFTPYVGRWAYFLARGSHTAIDHSHKIFNFDCLFPQYTSEWALDAAQARAALDEIKVWLDDEAADPNGQRVHFPIEIRWSAADDIWLSPSEGRETVWIGLVTFRPYGLAVPYRVFQNRFAQICAAHGGRPHWAKEHNLTPKGVEALYPKFEDFKRVVARVDPDGVLRSEYTRRHFDGEDIDARFFKERRG, from the exons ATGGGCCTCGACACCGATCTGACAGCCGTGCCGACGGCCGAGctccagcgcgcgctggagCCCATCTCGGTGCCCACCGCGTCCCCGCTCGCCTTCTTCACCAACTGGGCGCGCACATTCCAGTGCCACCCGGCGCGCGTGTTCGCGCCCACGACCCCGCTGCAGTGCCGCCAgatcgtcgagctcgcgcgccgcgagaagGCGACGGTGCAccccgtcggcgtgggcCACTCGCCGTCCGACCTAGCGTGCACCAACGGCTGGCTGGTGCGCATGGAGGGTGTGAAGGGTTTGATTAGC CTCTCGCACACGGCCAACACGGCCACGTTCCGCGCCGGCACGACGCTGCACGAGGTGCACGCtgcgctgctggccgccgagccgccgctcgcgctccgcaaCGTCGGCTCGATCTCGGACCAGACGATCGGCGGGCTGATCAGCACGGCGACGCACGGCACGGGCGTGAGCTACCAGGTCGTGTCGGGCGAcgtgcgctcgctcgacctcgtcctcccgACTGAGGGCGCGCCGGTCGTGCACACGTCCCCGACGGAGGACCCCGAGCTGTTCAAGGCGAGCCAgtgcggcctcggcgccacgggCCTCATCTTGACGGTTGAGATTGCCGTCGAGCCGGCGTACCGCCTCGAAGAGCACAAGCAGAGCTACGACAACCTTGACGAGGTGTTCGAGAACATTAACGAGATCAAGGGGACCGCGCAGCACGTCCGCGCATGGTGGTACCCCGCTGCAAGGGGCATCATCGTGGCGCGCGCGAACAGGACCTACGTG CCCCCGCAGCCCAAGCCCTCCCTCCTCAACCACTTCCTCGGCTTCCACGTCACCCAGTTCCTCCTGTTCGTCTCCCGCTACTGGCGCAACTTTACGCCGTACGTCGGGCGGTGGGCGTACTTCCTCGCACGGGGGTCGCACACGGCCATTGACCACAGCCACAAGATCTTCAACTTTGACTGTCTG TTCCCGCAGTACACGTCCGAGtgggcgctcgacgcggcgcaggcccgcgcggccctcgacgagatcaaggtctggctcgacgacgaggccgccgaccccAACGGCCAGCGCGTGCACTTCCCCATCGAGATCCGCTGgtcggccgccgacgacatctggctctcgccctcggagGGCCGCGAGACGGTGTGGATCGGCCTCGTGACCTTCCGCCCGTATGGGCTCGCCGTGCCGTACCGCGTCTTCCAGAACCGGTTTGCGCAGATCtgcgccgcgcacggcggaCGGCCCCACTGGGCAAAGGAGCACAACTTGACCcccaagggcgtcgaggcgctctACCCCAAGTTTGAGGACTTTaagcgcgtcgtcgctcgcgtcgaccccgacggcgtgctccgGTCAGAGTACACCCGCAGACACTTTGATGGTGAGGATATCGACGCTAGGTTCTTCAAGGAGCGCCGCGGGTAG